A genomic segment from Brevundimonas sp. SORGH_AS_0993 encodes:
- a CDS encoding metallophosphoesterase produces the protein MIRFRPFLTSLAATVTLFGAAVDARAEVFTVAVVSDTQHYSNIQAAQPRGEDTFVQQMTYLADTRHEKNLAFVTFVGDIVQHGDGQFRTRTDAQDGVYQTFDTRAEWDIANRAIQRLAETGVPFGMVPGNHDYDSAYWWSENGGRGEPRPLRGGRVWGLYFGPESRFFADRPWYGGASPNGLNSYQTFKLGDHAILHLSLEMDPPPATLDWAQGVLDAHPGMPVMMTTHEWLRPDAAERSNGLADNFPGAPNLSPDQVWDRFIRRNPRIFMVLCGHNYTRPIDGVSNGENLRIDANDAGDPVYQLIQDYQGNTRGPDGAAGSANGGAGWLRFMAFDTEAKTIHFYTYSTLLDRYAGRNGEATFGVEPQRSDFTLPFPPQLLKALSD, from the coding sequence ATGATCCGCTTTCGACCTTTCCTGACCAGCCTCGCGGCCACCGTCACCCTGTTCGGCGCGGCCGTCGACGCCCGCGCCGAAGTCTTCACCGTGGCGGTCGTATCCGACACCCAGCACTATTCGAACATCCAGGCCGCGCAGCCCCGCGGCGAAGACACTTTCGTGCAGCAGATGACCTATCTGGCCGACACACGGCACGAGAAGAACCTGGCCTTCGTCACCTTCGTCGGCGACATCGTGCAACATGGCGACGGCCAGTTTCGGACACGCACGGATGCTCAAGACGGCGTCTATCAGACCTTCGACACCCGCGCCGAATGGGACATCGCCAATCGCGCGATCCAGCGGCTGGCCGAGACCGGCGTGCCCTTCGGCATGGTTCCCGGCAACCACGATTACGACAGCGCCTACTGGTGGAGTGAGAACGGCGGCCGGGGCGAACCGCGTCCCCTCAGGGGCGGACGGGTCTGGGGGCTTTATTTCGGGCCGGAGTCCCGCTTCTTCGCTGACCGCCCCTGGTACGGCGGCGCATCGCCGAACGGTCTGAACAGCTACCAGACGTTCAAGTTGGGGGACCACGCCATCCTCCATCTGTCGCTGGAGATGGATCCGCCGCCGGCCACCCTGGACTGGGCGCAGGGCGTTCTTGACGCCCACCCCGGCATGCCTGTCATGATGACCACCCATGAGTGGCTGAGGCCCGACGCCGCCGAGCGGTCGAATGGTCTGGCCGACAATTTTCCAGGCGCGCCCAATCTCTCGCCCGATCAGGTCTGGGACCGATTCATCCGACGCAACCCGCGCATCTTCATGGTTCTGTGCGGCCACAACTACACTCGCCCCATTGATGGGGTTTCCAACGGCGAGAACCTGCGCATCGACGCCAATGACGCCGGCGACCCCGTCTATCAGTTGATCCAGGACTATCAGGGCAACACCCGTGGCCCCGACGGCGCAGCCGGATCCGCTAACGGCGGCGCAGGCTGGCTGCGCTTCATGGCCTTCGACACCGAAGCCAAGACCATTCACTTCTACACCTACTCCACCCTCCTCGACCGCTATGCCGGACGCAATGGCGAGGCGACGTTCGGGGTCGAGCCTCAACGGTCGGACTTCACCCTGCCCTTCCCGCCCCAGCTCCTGAAAGCGCTGTCGGATTAG
- a CDS encoding TonB-dependent receptor plug domain-containing protein, with the protein MAQTAVVDSTADQVARKSSVDQLDEIVVIGSGQTRSVSTLTPANLETLPPGTSVQKALNFLPGVSAQSIDALGVNEQSLTLQVRGFNTTHLGYTLDGVPLGDGAYNNYNGLTISRALISENLGRADLATGIAGLAIPSTSNLGGALIYTSRNPSRSFGLAASQGFGSEASRRSFLRVDTGEHDGFSAYVSGQYSEQDLFVNQGDYKTSWGRQFNGKAMYRFDRGAVTAFADLSRTNQADDAYLSKDMLNRPGLGLGRLCARLAVVSGRRILRREQSDGDGQLRRGALAPEEFGRDLHQWSDPAQRRPLLSGGRIRSD; encoded by the coding sequence TTGGCCCAGACCGCCGTCGTCGATTCCACGGCCGATCAGGTCGCGCGGAAATCTTCAGTCGATCAACTGGATGAGATCGTGGTGATCGGATCGGGCCAAACCCGTTCGGTCTCGACGCTTACGCCGGCGAACCTGGAGACCCTGCCGCCGGGAACCAGCGTCCAGAAGGCGCTGAACTTCCTGCCTGGCGTCAGCGCCCAGTCGATCGACGCCCTGGGGGTGAACGAGCAGTCGCTGACCCTGCAGGTGCGCGGGTTCAACACGACCCACCTGGGCTATACGCTGGACGGCGTGCCGTTGGGCGACGGCGCCTATAACAACTACAACGGCCTGACCATCAGCCGCGCGCTGATCTCCGAGAACCTGGGCCGCGCCGACCTGGCGACCGGCATCGCCGGTCTGGCCATTCCGTCGACCAGCAATCTGGGCGGCGCCCTGATTTACACTTCGCGCAATCCCAGCCGTTCGTTCGGCCTGGCGGCCAGCCAGGGCTTCGGCAGCGAGGCGTCCAGGCGCAGCTTCCTGCGGGTGGACACGGGCGAGCATGACGGCTTCTCGGCCTATGTGTCCGGCCAGTACAGCGAACAGGACCTGTTCGTGAACCAGGGCGACTACAAGACCTCCTGGGGCCGGCAGTTCAACGGCAAGGCCATGTACCGCTTCGACCGCGGCGCCGTCACCGCCTTCGCCGATCTGTCGCGCACCAATCAGGCGGACGACGCCTATCTGTCCAAGGACATGCTGAACCGGCCTGGGCTGGGACTGGGCCGGCTATGCGCCCGACTGGCAGTCGTATCTGGGCGTCGCATATTGCGGCGTGAGCAATCCGACGGCGACGGCCAACTGCGTCGCGGCGCCCTCGCCCCAGAAGAATTCGGACGTGACCTTCACCAATGGTCAGATCCTGCGCAACGACGACCTCTATTATCTGGCGGGCGAATACGATCTGACTGA
- a CDS encoding FecR domain-containing protein, producing MFPIKASASDEPAEAAAVWFARRNAGGTTDVIEEADFRLWLDSDPTNAAAYRDYARVWRMLGESAAEPDLLALRAAALKQPAARLSRRAVFGLAGGAVAASCAGLWVMGAASPARALISTQAGQRLNAALPDGSEAVLAPSTRLRLDFANGRRAAVLEQGQAYFDLTPNGGTPFVLRAGDYVLAADSGRFQLTLLDGRPDVVVEQGDLTLYRRTGGKLGTRLSSGQKSALTRDGLKAETADVEVETAWRTGRLVVRDRPLSEVVAAFNHYSVEHLVIEDRAAGDTRISGSFRYDGGREFALALASGFNLSVKRTRDGVWRIHTPDGSATVR from the coding sequence ATGTTTCCTATCAAAGCCTCCGCCTCTGACGAACCCGCCGAAGCCGCCGCCGTGTGGTTCGCCCGTCGCAATGCGGGTGGAACGACGGACGTGATCGAAGAAGCCGACTTTCGTCTCTGGCTGGATTCGGACCCGACCAATGCAGCCGCCTACCGCGACTATGCGAGGGTGTGGCGGATGCTGGGCGAGAGCGCGGCCGAGCCCGACCTCCTTGCCCTGCGGGCGGCCGCGCTGAAACAGCCGGCGGCGAGACTGTCGCGTCGGGCGGTGTTCGGCCTGGCGGGCGGGGCGGTCGCGGCGTCGTGCGCCGGACTTTGGGTCATGGGCGCGGCCTCTCCGGCGCGCGCCCTGATCTCGACCCAGGCGGGGCAGCGGCTGAACGCGGCGCTGCCGGACGGCTCGGAGGCGGTCCTGGCGCCGTCCACGCGGTTACGGCTGGATTTCGCCAATGGAAGGCGGGCGGCCGTCCTGGAACAGGGGCAGGCCTATTTCGATCTGACGCCGAACGGAGGGACGCCCTTTGTCCTCCGCGCCGGCGACTATGTTCTGGCCGCCGATAGCGGTCGATTCCAACTGACGCTGCTGGACGGGCGGCCAGACGTCGTGGTCGAACAGGGCGACCTGACCCTGTACAGGCGCACGGGCGGCAAGCTTGGGACACGACTTTCGTCAGGCCAGAAGAGCGCCCTGACACGGGACGGCTTGAAGGCGGAGACGGCGGACGTCGAGGTCGAGACCGCGTGGCGCACGGGTCGGCTGGTGGTGCGGGATCGGCCCTTGTCGGAGGTTGTCGCAGCCTTCAATCACTACTCGGTCGAACACCTCGTCATCGAGGACCGCGCCGCCGGAGACACGCGGATATCGGGGTCTTTCCGCTATGATGGCGGTCGAGAGTTCGCACTGGCTCTGGCCTCGGGCTTCAACCTGTCGGTGAAGCGGACGAGAGACGGCGTCTGGCGCATCCACACGCCTGACGGATCGGCTACGGTTCGATGA
- a CDS encoding TonB-dependent receptor — MTCGALAVLAATSPALAQAATSRAVAFAIDSQGLETALTRFASAADVQVVFSPELVRGKQANRVAGLMPPAEALRQMLAGSGLVATQVGERTFSISQGASQVADAATLEEVIVTAQKRSQRLQDVPLAVSVIDGADAARRGVDSITGLVDETPGVSINYAFGGTNYGLISIRGIGGADDYKPNGNPSVALHIDGVYQTSNAYLGMPLFDLDRIEILKGPQGTLYGRNTTAGVINVITKGPGDTAQGAGRFEIGSYDYVAVESAVGGPLNDKVGVRLAVLAEQGGGFMTGAGAGKLAGFRPIIGGVTQTQVPPIVDPGRREGFGDKNLVAGRATVALVVAPETRLTLKLFGSRDHGDTRQYDRISNALDTSIANAGENDDPYEFYSSEYPTQRIDIYGASAILTHRLADNLNLTVIGNSQGTTRSVQGNGDGSPYPASRFDADETLNQQSLEVRLGDETGGRVDWIAGAFYVADDIDFDTHWTSYTARTKYDNLHKQSRNSFALFGQVDYDLTDRLTLSGGLRYTRDEATFSGRNDDLNPWGISTFTTTFATTNPFIWDRTFEDDNVSGRVTAKYIFTPNLNAFVSAGTGYRGGGFDGTSIFTQAETLPFDSETVVAYETGVRWASPRLRLSLDAFFYRFKELQATTRLANDTNGRANVGEAESKGLEFALNAVVFETANQSLDFDLAAAFLDTEILSFSSARVADVLSTVGDPLPGAPDVTATAALNHALTFANGWRLNSRLSVSHHGEESNRLNATPANTAEAYTLVNARLDLQTAANWTVYAYGRNLTDAVYFPELNGAARLVGAPATYGVGLRYSF, encoded by the coding sequence ATGACCTGCGGTGCCCTCGCCGTCCTGGCCGCAACCTCGCCCGCCTTGGCCCAGGCCGCAACCTCGCGGGCGGTCGCCTTTGCGATCGACAGCCAGGGGCTGGAGACCGCCCTGACGCGCTTCGCCAGTGCGGCCGACGTGCAGGTGGTCTTTTCCCCCGAGTTGGTTCGGGGCAAACAGGCCAACCGCGTGGCCGGCCTGATGCCGCCGGCCGAGGCCCTGCGTCAGATGCTTGCGGGCTCCGGCCTTGTCGCCACCCAGGTCGGGGAACGGACCTTTTCTATTTCGCAGGGCGCAAGCCAAGTCGCCGACGCCGCCACCCTCGAGGAGGTGATCGTTACGGCCCAGAAGCGCAGTCAGCGCCTTCAGGACGTGCCCTTGGCCGTCAGCGTCATCGACGGGGCCGACGCGGCGCGTCGAGGCGTCGACAGCATCACCGGCCTTGTGGACGAGACGCCTGGGGTGTCGATCAACTACGCTTTCGGGGGCACGAACTACGGCCTCATCAGCATCCGCGGCATCGGCGGCGCCGACGACTATAAACCCAATGGCAATCCGTCGGTCGCCCTGCACATCGACGGCGTTTATCAGACCTCCAACGCCTATCTCGGCATGCCCCTGTTCGACCTGGATCGGATCGAGATCCTGAAGGGGCCGCAAGGCACGCTGTATGGTCGCAACACGACGGCCGGGGTCATCAATGTGATCACCAAGGGGCCGGGCGACACCGCCCAGGGCGCGGGACGCTTCGAGATCGGCAGCTATGACTATGTCGCCGTCGAAAGCGCGGTCGGCGGGCCGCTCAACGACAAGGTCGGCGTTCGCCTGGCGGTCCTTGCCGAGCAGGGCGGCGGCTTCATGACAGGGGCGGGAGCCGGCAAGCTGGCGGGCTTTCGTCCTATCATCGGCGGCGTGACCCAGACCCAGGTTCCGCCCATCGTCGATCCGGGCCGGCGCGAAGGTTTCGGTGACAAGAATCTGGTCGCCGGTCGCGCCACGGTGGCCCTAGTCGTCGCTCCCGAAACCCGGCTAACGCTGAAACTGTTCGGCAGCCGCGATCACGGCGACACGCGCCAGTACGACCGTATCTCCAACGCCCTGGACACCAGTATCGCCAACGCTGGGGAGAACGATGATCCTTACGAATTCTACTCCTCGGAGTACCCGACCCAGAGGATCGACATCTATGGCGCATCGGCCATCCTGACGCACCGTCTGGCCGACAATCTGAACCTGACCGTGATCGGCAACAGCCAGGGCACGACCCGGTCGGTCCAGGGCAATGGCGATGGTTCGCCCTATCCGGCGTCACGCTTCGACGCCGACGAGACCCTAAACCAGCAGTCGCTGGAGGTTCGCCTGGGCGACGAAACCGGCGGTCGCGTGGACTGGATCGCGGGCGCCTTCTATGTGGCCGACGACATCGACTTCGACACCCACTGGACCAGCTACACCGCCCGGACGAAGTACGACAATCTTCACAAGCAGAGCCGCAACAGCTTCGCCCTGTTCGGCCAGGTCGATTACGATCTGACGGACAGGCTGACTCTTTCGGGCGGCCTGCGCTACACCCGCGACGAAGCGACGTTCAGCGGTCGCAACGACGACTTGAACCCGTGGGGAATCTCCACCTTCACGACCACCTTTGCGACGACCAATCCCTTCATCTGGGATCGCACGTTCGAAGACGACAATGTCTCCGGTCGGGTCACGGCGAAGTACATCTTCACCCCCAATCTGAACGCCTTCGTTTCGGCCGGGACCGGCTATCGCGGGGGCGGGTTCGACGGCACTTCGATCTTCACCCAGGCCGAGACCCTGCCCTTCGATTCGGAGACGGTCGTCGCCTATGAGACGGGCGTGCGCTGGGCCTCGCCGCGCCTGCGTCTGTCGTTGGACGCCTTCTTCTATCGCTTCAAGGAACTGCAGGCGACGACGCGGCTGGCCAACGACACCAATGGCCGCGCCAATGTGGGCGAGGCCGAAAGCAAGGGCCTGGAGTTCGCGCTGAACGCCGTCGTCTTCGAGACGGCGAACCAGAGTCTGGACTTCGACCTGGCGGCGGCCTTCCTGGACACCGAGATCCTGTCCTTCAGCTCGGCCCGCGTCGCCGATGTCTTGTCCACAGTCGGTGATCCCCTGCCGGGCGCGCCGGACGTCACGGCGACGGCGGCGCTGAACCACGCACTGACGTTCGCCAACGGCTGGCGGCTGAACTCGCGGCTGTCGGTGTCGCATCACGGGGAAGAGTCGAACCGCCTTAATGCGACGCCGGCCAACACCGCAGAGGCCTATACGCTTGTGAACGCTCGCCTCGACCTGCAGACGGCCGCCAACTGGACCGTCTATGCTTACGGACGGAACCTCACCGACGCGGTCTATTTCCCCGAACTCAACGGCGCAGCTCGACTGGTCGGTGCGCCGGCGACCTATGGCGTCGGCCTCCGCTATAGTTTCTGA
- a CDS encoding alcohol dehydrogenase catalytic domain-containing protein, with amino-acid sequence MRAIGFKETGPIDRPGALVELERPDPIPTGRELLVEVKAVSVNPIDVKVRGGMVLRQDGERVIGWDASGVVRGVGPDVSRYRIGDAVAYAGEIGRSGANAELHLVDERLAGPKPSGLDWAQAAALPLTSVTAWEMLFDRLDVHRPVAGAAPTMSSTMRRPCRLRSRR; translated from the coding sequence ATGCGCGCTATCGGATTCAAGGAGACCGGGCCTATCGACCGGCCCGGCGCACTGGTCGAACTCGAACGTCCCGATCCCATCCCGACCGGCCGCGAACTGCTGGTCGAGGTGAAGGCGGTTTCGGTCAATCCCATCGACGTGAAGGTACGCGGCGGCATGGTTCTGCGGCAAGATGGCGAGCGCGTGATCGGCTGGGACGCCAGCGGCGTCGTCCGCGGCGTTGGTCCCGACGTTTCGCGGTATCGCATCGGCGACGCGGTGGCCTATGCCGGCGAGATCGGGCGGTCGGGCGCGAACGCCGAACTGCACTTGGTCGATGAACGTCTGGCCGGCCCCAAGCCCTCCGGCCTCGACTGGGCCCAAGCGGCGGCGCTGCCGCTCACCAGCGTGACCGCGTGGGAAATGCTATTCGACAGGCTCGACGTGCATCGGCCCGTCGCCGGCGCGGCGCCCACCATGTCATCGACCATGCGCAGACCTTGCCGCCTCAGGTCGAGGCGCTAG
- a CDS encoding RNA polymerase sigma factor, producing MSQPLVAPGPNDARAGGRSTEAAFADLTRRLRRPLLQFFRRRAGSPMDAEEMVQDLFVRLLRRADLFSLENVDGYVFEAAANVARDRGRYDQARGHGRHVDIDDLAAPSDAPSAEQVLDGKQQLKRMLAALQALPPRARTIVILRRLENLTYPQIAQRLGISVSAVEKHMVRAMAALKHGLFEETH from the coding sequence ATGTCCCAGCCGCTTGTTGCTCCAGGTCCGAACGACGCGCGCGCCGGCGGTCGTTCGACCGAGGCCGCCTTCGCCGACCTGACCCGTCGCCTTCGGCGGCCGCTTCTGCAATTCTTCCGGCGTCGCGCGGGCTCTCCGATGGACGCCGAGGAGATGGTCCAGGACCTGTTCGTCAGGCTTCTGCGCCGCGCCGACCTGTTCAGCCTGGAGAATGTCGATGGCTATGTGTTCGAGGCGGCGGCCAATGTCGCGCGGGATCGCGGCCGCTACGATCAGGCGAGGGGACACGGGCGACATGTGGACATCGACGATCTGGCGGCGCCGAGCGATGCTCCCAGCGCCGAACAGGTTCTTGACGGGAAGCAACAGTTGAAACGGATGCTGGCGGCGCTGCAGGCCCTGCCTCCGCGGGCCAGGACCATCGTCATTCTGAGGCGCCTGGAGAACCTGACCTATCCCCAGATCGCCCAGCGACTGGGAATCTCGGTCAGCGCGGTCGAAAAACACATGGTGCGGGCTATGGCGGCGCTGAAGCACGGCCTGTTCGAGGAAACGCACTGA
- a CDS encoding TIGR00730 family Rossman fold protein yields MSLPPVSIQPFDGKSVCLFCGSSDQSDPAYTVAAQAFGAQTAAAGWRLVYGGGGVGLMGAAARAAHAAGGRVLGVMPGFLRSRERLFDDVETVVVTSMHERKTIMYDQSDAFVVAPGGVGTLEEVIEVLSWKRLDLHHKPVIFLNINGFWDTLLAAIETGIEQKMTPATFRQAYSVVNTVKEAIALMQQADDAPRLKHDRR; encoded by the coding sequence ATGTCCCTGCCCCCCGTCTCCATCCAGCCGTTCGACGGCAAGTCCGTTTGCCTGTTCTGCGGCTCTTCCGATCAGTCGGATCCGGCCTACACAGTGGCGGCCCAGGCGTTCGGCGCCCAGACGGCGGCGGCAGGATGGCGACTGGTGTACGGCGGCGGCGGGGTCGGCCTGATGGGAGCCGCGGCGCGCGCGGCTCACGCCGCTGGCGGCCGCGTTCTGGGCGTCATGCCCGGCTTCCTGCGCAGCCGCGAGCGCCTGTTCGACGATGTCGAAACCGTGGTCGTGACCTCCATGCATGAGCGCAAGACCATCATGTACGACCAGTCCGACGCCTTCGTCGTGGCCCCCGGCGGGGTCGGCACCCTGGAAGAAGTGATCGAGGTGCTGTCGTGGAAACGGCTGGATCTGCACCACAAGCCGGTGATCTTCCTGAACATCAACGGATTCTGGGATACACTGCTGGCGGCCATCGAAACCGGCATCGAACAGAAGATGACGCCCGCGACCTTCCGTCAGGCCTACAGTGTCGTGAACACGGTCAAAGAGGCCATCGCCCTGATGCAGCAGGCGGACGACGCGCCTCGGCTGAAACATGATCGTCGATAA
- a CDS encoding LysR family transcriptional regulator, whose protein sequence is MDVSGRSGEMMVFATVMDQGSLSAAARVLNLTPSAVSRVVARIEARLGVRLLIRTTRALSLTAEGQAYLRAARRILSDLTEVEEAIADQASPRGRVRLTASLAYGRLYVVPLLAEFTARYPNILVDLNLSDRVVDVLGGQADVAIRFGQLVDSPLTARRIGETGRVVVASPAYLARHGTPEQPEDLFRHNCLSFNFRRAEPGWPFRRADVDMALAVTGSIEANSGESLAQLALAGVGIARIGMFAVMDEIAEGRLIPLLEPFNPQDREPLHLLFVGGATMPARVRVLIDFLVERLGESV, encoded by the coding sequence ATGGATGTCAGCGGCCGATCAGGTGAGATGATGGTCTTCGCCACCGTCATGGACCAAGGCAGCCTGTCGGCCGCGGCCCGCGTTTTGAACCTGACTCCCTCCGCAGTCAGCCGGGTCGTTGCGCGGATCGAGGCCCGGCTGGGGGTGCGGCTGCTCATTCGGACGACCCGGGCCCTATCCCTGACCGCCGAAGGTCAGGCCTATCTGCGCGCGGCCCGTCGCATTCTTTCCGACCTGACGGAGGTGGAGGAGGCCATTGCCGACCAGGCTTCGCCGCGCGGGCGCGTTCGCTTGACGGCTTCCCTCGCCTATGGCCGTCTCTATGTCGTGCCGCTGTTGGCGGAGTTCACCGCCCGCTATCCGAACATTCTCGTGGACCTCAACCTCAGCGACAGGGTGGTCGATGTGCTCGGCGGTCAGGCCGACGTCGCCATCCGGTTCGGACAGCTGGTCGACAGCCCCCTGACGGCGCGCCGCATCGGGGAAACCGGCCGGGTAGTGGTCGCCTCGCCCGCCTATCTCGCGCGCCACGGAACGCCAGAGCAGCCCGAAGACCTGTTCCGGCACAACTGCCTCAGCTTCAATTTTCGGCGCGCCGAGCCGGGCTGGCCCTTTCGCCGCGCGGACGTTGACATGGCGCTGGCCGTCACCGGTTCGATCGAGGCCAACAGCGGTGAATCCTTGGCACAACTCGCGCTGGCCGGCGTCGGCATCGCGCGGATCGGGATGTTCGCGGTTATGGACGAGATCGCCGAGGGTCGGCTGATCCCGTTGCTCGAACCGTTCAATCCGCAGGACCGCGAACCGCTCCATCTTCTCTTCGTGGGGGGAGCGACCATGCCGGCCCGCGTGCGCGTCCTGATCGACTTCCTCGTGGAGCGGCTGGGCGAAAGCGTGTGA
- a CDS encoding LysR substrate-binding domain-containing protein, whose product MRITSTPLSAHALFAPDLAAFVETYPGITLDLVIDDRFVDTVAEGCDLGVRLGETLRPDMIATRVGGGLTRLSRTPWAPATLEDLAGRRCLHRRPGAGVYRWEVTREGADLVLDALPHPDRQRGCAAEGAVCDGAVDFFVAANRVDTTSETARSE is encoded by the coding sequence GTGCGGATCACCTCGACGCCCTTGTCCGCGCACGCCCTGTTTGCGCCGGATCTCGCCGCCTTCGTGGAGACCTATCCCGGCATCACGCTCGACCTGGTGATCGACGACCGTTTCGTCGACACGGTGGCGGAGGGGTGCGACCTCGGTGTGCGATTGGGTGAGACGCTGCGTCCCGACATGATCGCAACCCGTGTCGGCGGTGGCCTCACCCGCCTATCTCGCACACCATGGGCGCCCGCGACATTGGAAGACCTGGCCGGACGTCGCTGTCTGCACCGACGTCCCGGCGCCGGCGTATATCGCTGGGAGGTGACGCGCGAGGGGGCGGATCTGGTCCTCGACGCGCTGCCCCACCCTGATCGTCAACGAGGATGCGCTGCTGAGGGGGCGGTGTGCGACGGGGCAGTCGATTTTTTCGTTGCGGCCAACCGTGTCGACACGACAAGCGAAACCGCACGCTCGGAATGA
- a CDS encoding MFS transporter, translated as MEIDMRLNPSLLALATGAFGIGVTEFAPMGMLPSIATDLRISIPVAGLLVSAYAIGVMVGAPLMTLTTGRMNRRTLLIVLMGVFTLGNLLSALASGYWMLMAARIVTSFNHGAFFGVGSVVAASLVAPDKRAGAVAAMFTGLTIATIGGVPLSTWVGEELGWRVAFAGIAGIGALAMVSLRFALPSLPPSEDVDMRAELGVLTRRPVLSALALTVVGASAMFTVFTYIVPILRAETQASTGFVTAMLVLYGIGLTIGNMVGGKLADRSIERTLVGSFIVLAAVLVAFAGVMHWPTPVAIAILIWGIASFAIVPPLQMRVMEAAREAPNLASAMNIGAFNLGNAIGAALGGGVIGAGWGYPAVSLIGAMMAASALAMLFAFRFGRTAVVTTA; from the coding sequence ATGGAGATCGACATGCGCCTAAACCCCTCTCTGTTAGCGCTGGCGACGGGCGCCTTCGGCATCGGCGTCACGGAGTTCGCTCCGATGGGGATGCTGCCCTCGATCGCGACCGATCTGCGTATCTCCATCCCCGTGGCCGGGCTGCTGGTCAGCGCCTACGCCATCGGGGTCATGGTCGGCGCGCCGTTGATGACTTTGACCACGGGGCGCATGAACCGGCGCACGCTCCTCATCGTACTGATGGGCGTGTTCACCCTCGGCAACCTGCTGTCGGCGCTGGCGAGCGGCTATTGGATGCTCATGGCGGCGCGGATCGTGACCTCGTTCAACCATGGCGCCTTCTTCGGCGTGGGATCGGTGGTCGCGGCGAGCCTCGTCGCGCCGGACAAGCGCGCGGGTGCGGTGGCGGCGATGTTCACGGGCCTGACGATCGCGACGATCGGCGGTGTGCCGCTCTCGACCTGGGTTGGTGAGGAACTGGGCTGGCGGGTCGCCTTTGCCGGAATCGCGGGTATCGGCGCCTTGGCGATGGTATCGCTGCGGTTCGCGCTGCCGTCGCTGCCGCCTTCAGAGGACGTCGATATGCGCGCGGAACTGGGTGTGCTGACGCGCAGGCCAGTGCTGTCGGCGCTGGCGCTCACGGTGGTGGGGGCCAGCGCGATGTTCACCGTCTTCACCTATATCGTCCCGATCCTGCGCGCCGAGACGCAGGCGTCGACCGGGTTCGTCACGGCGATGCTGGTGCTGTACGGGATCGGTCTGACGATCGGGAACATGGTCGGCGGCAAGCTGGCCGACCGCTCGATCGAGCGAACCCTGGTGGGCAGCTTCATCGTCCTCGCCGCAGTGCTGGTCGCGTTCGCCGGCGTTATGCACTGGCCAACGCCAGTCGCCATCGCAATCCTGATTTGGGGCATCGCCAGCTTCGCGATCGTACCGCCCTTGCAGATGCGTGTGATGGAAGCGGCGCGCGAAGCGCCGAATCTCGCTTCGGCGATGAACATCGGCGCCTTCAATCTCGGCAACGCCATCGGCGCGGCGCTGGGCGGGGGCGTGATCGGGGCCGGATGGGGCTATCCGGCCGTGTCGCTGATCGGAGCGATGATGGCCGCATCCGCGCTGGCGATGCTGTTCGCCTTCCGTTTCGGTCGAACCGCCGTCGTAACCACGGCGTAG
- a CDS encoding zinc-binding dehydrogenase, which yields MPPQVEALAIGAPAFVFATTHSDQHRLAIAELIAAEGRFGLIDDPDTFDIVPFKAKSVSIHWELMFTRSNPPGTNRARQGEILGEIARIVEAGRIRSTLTERLSPIGVQTLTEAHRKMESGAMRGKVALEGWT from the coding sequence TTGCCGCCTCAGGTCGAGGCGCTAGCCATCGGCGCGCCGGCCTTCGTCTTCGCGACCACCCATTCCGATCAGCATCGTCTCGCTATCGCGGAACTGATCGCGGCGGAAGGGCGGTTCGGACTGATCGACGACCCTGACACCTTCGACATCGTGCCCTTCAAGGCGAAGTCCGTCTCGATCCATTGGGAACTGATGTTCACCCGATCCAACCCGCCTGGCACGAACAGGGCGCGTCAGGGCGAGATATTGGGTGAGATCGCGCGGATCGTGGAAGCGGGTCGTATCCGGTCGACATTGACCGAGCGGCTGTCTCCCATCGGCGTACAGACGCTTACCGAGGCACATCGGAAGATGGAAAGCGGCGCCATGCGCGGAAAGGTCGCGCTGGAAGGATGGACATGA